From one Culex quinquefasciatus strain JHB chromosome 3, VPISU_Cqui_1.0_pri_paternal, whole genome shotgun sequence genomic stretch:
- the LOC6044961 gene encoding uncharacterized protein LOC6044961 isoform X1, giving the protein MAKPRPCVVPCCQGERFELVHKFPSDRERAEQWKLILGIQELEHLDVDAIRGKHFVCSRHFRDSDYKNKLSRSLNVTANPSLNLNGLWHPEGLNRVIPPMARPGISAERMSQEQKNEEPMGNVVTVSLEVQPGHDMQVLDQESNMMCIYNTDSVEDSVQQQSSVQQIDIIEIPTPTPKPLPAGQAQKRTLSVKSLAGSTPAKIFKVRNNAESDDVTVLKGQARQELILRKIKLATSPQKPSFRLTPPTRTVPATVSTETQTDAETESSSVERLEQPSDAQLQVLDVSAEDKTTKMTKVLALLECTPENLAKLQRKMGCADGGAIPFDEKLFQEIAQGEEDKAAEMKQTTVDERYFLTLVRPGQEEPVPVSYIWLRDHCRCNECYNHETFQRTLSVLDIPDDVAPESYEVRDGSLNVIWKDGHRSAYELSFVFDNLFESHREATLQEQLRPVLWDREFISDCPDYCRVKLNELLCDDEVVDKLVSSLVTYGVAFIEKVPANTQSTEMAIKRIFPIHKTFFGEMWTFTDNLDHSDTSYTKAYLGPHTDNTYFSEAAAIQVLHCIQFNGTGGETILIDGFKAAEQYKLKNPEAYERLTKVPLSCEYIEHGQYHVDTTPVLKTNILTGELEQIRVNTYDRSIMKTIPQQQMPQFYADYKGLVAEINDPANAWQFSLRPGTVMLFNNWRLLHGRMAYTGKRVMTGCYVARTDFQSVARTLGIIS; this is encoded by the exons ATGGCCAAACCTCGGCCCTGCGTTGTGCCGTGCTGCCAGGGAGAACGATTCGAGCTGGTGCACAAGTTCCCGTCGGACCGAGAGCGGGCCGAACAGTGGAAGCTGATTCTGGGGATTCAGGAGCTGGAACATCTGGACGTGGACGCGATCCGGGGCAAGCACTTTGTTTGTTCGCGACACTTTCGCGACTCGGACTACAAGAACAAACTTTCGCGCAGTTTGAACGTGACGGCTAATCCGTCGCTCAATCTGAACGGTCTGTGGCATCCGGAGGGACTGAACCGGGTTATTCCGCCCATGGCAAGGCCTGGGATATCTGCCGAGAGGATGTCGCAGGAGCAGAAGAATGAGGAACCGATGGGGAATGTGGTTACGGTCAGTCTAGAAGTTCAACCCGGCCACGACATGCAGGTTCTGGACCAGGAGTCGAACATGATGTGCATCTACAATACCGACAGTGTCGAGGATTCTGTCCAGCAGCAGTCGTCCGTGCAACAGATCGACATCATCGAGATTCCAACTCCGACGCCAAAGCCGTTACCGGCCGGTCAAGCTCAAAAGCGAACCCTTTCGGTGAAATCCCTCGCCGGCAGCACCCCGGCCAAAATCTTCAAAGTGCGGAACAACGCCGAATCCGACGACGTGACCGTGCTGAAGGGCCAAGCCAGGCAGGAACTCATCCTGCGCAAAATCAAGCTGGCCACATCTCCCCAGAAGCCCTCGTTCCGATTGACGCCCCCCACCCGAACCGTGCCGGCAACGGTTTCAACGGAAACGCAAACGGACGCGGAGACGGAATCGTCATCAGTGGAAAGGCTTGAACAACCGTCGGACGCGCAGCTGCAAGTGCTGGACGTGTCCGCGGAGGACAagacgaccaaaatgaccaaggtGCTGGCCCTGCTCGAGTGTACGCCGGAGAATTTGGCCAAATTGCAGCGGAAGATGGGTTGTGCGGACGGCGGAGCGATCCCGTTCGACGAAAAGCTGTTCCAGGAGATTGCCCAGGGCGAGGAAGATAAAG CAGCTGAGATGAAGCAAACGACCGTTGACGAACGATACTTCCTGACGCTGGTGCGGCCCGGCCAGGAGGAACCGGTGCCGGTGAGTTACATCTGGCTGCGGGATCACTGCCGGTGCAACGAGTGCTACAACCACGAGACCTTCCAGCGGACGCTATCGGTGCTGGACATTCCGGACGATGTGGCGCCAGAAAGTTACGAGGTTCGCGACGGCAGTTTGAACGTGATTTGGAAGGACGGCCACCGGTCAGCGTACGAGTTGAGCTTTGTGTTTGACAATCTGTTCGAGTCGCACCGGGAAGCGACTCTGCAGGAGCAGCTGCGGCCAGTTCTGTGGGACCGGGAGTTTATCAGCGATTGTCCGGACTACTGCCGGGTCAAGCTGAACGAGCTGCTTTGTGACGATGAAGTCGTGGACAAGTTGGTGTCGAGTTTGGTAACGTACGGCGTGGCGTTCATCGAAAAGGTGCCCGCCAACACGCAAAGCACCGAGATGGCCATCAAACGGATCTTTCCGATTCACAAGACCTTCTTCGGTGAAATGTGGACCTTCACCGACAACCTGGACCACTCGGACACGTCGTACACCAAGGCGTACCTGGGACCGCACACGGACAACACGTACTTTAGCGAAGCGGCCGCCATCCAAGTGCTGCACTGCATCCAGTTCAACGGAACCGGCGGCGAAACGATCCTCATCGATGGCTTCAAGGCCGCCGAACAGTACAAACTCAAAAACCCGGAAGCCTACGAACGTCTCACCAAGGTCCCGCTGTCCTGCGAGTACATCGAGCACGGCCAATACCACGTGGACACGACCCCGGTTCTCAAAACCAACATCCTCACCGGCGAGCTGGAACAGATCCGCGTCAACACGTACGACCGCTCGATCATGAAGACGATCCCCCAGCAGCAAATGCCCCAATTCTACGCCGACTACAAGGGCCTCGTCGCGGAAATCAACGATCCGGCCAATGCGTGGCAATTCTCGCTCCGACCCGGCACCGTGATGCTGTTCAACAACTGGCGCCTGCTGCACGGACGGATGGCCTACACCGGCAAGCGTGTCATGACCGGTTGCTACGTGGCCCGGACGGACTTCCAGAGTGTGGCGCGAACGCTCGGCATTATCTCGTGA
- the LOC6044961 gene encoding uncharacterized protein LOC6044961 isoform X2, producing MAKPRPCVVPCCQGERFELVHKFPSDRERAEQWKLILGIQELEHLDVDAIRGKHFVCSRHFRDSDYKNKLSRSLNVTANPSLNLNGLWHPEGLNRVIPPMARPGISAERMSQEQKNEEPMGNVVTVSLEVQPGHDMQVLDQESNMMCIYNTDSVEDSVQQQSSVQQIDIIEIPTPTPKPLPAGQAQKRTLSVKSLAGSTPAKIFKVRNNAESDDVTVLKGQARQELILRKIKLATSPQKPSFRLTPPTRTVPATVSTETQTDAETESSSVERLEQPSDAQLQVLDVSAEDKTTKMTKVLALLECTPENLAKLQRKMGCADGGAIPFDEKLFQEIAQGEEDKAEMKQTTVDERYFLTLVRPGQEEPVPVSYIWLRDHCRCNECYNHETFQRTLSVLDIPDDVAPESYEVRDGSLNVIWKDGHRSAYELSFVFDNLFESHREATLQEQLRPVLWDREFISDCPDYCRVKLNELLCDDEVVDKLVSSLVTYGVAFIEKVPANTQSTEMAIKRIFPIHKTFFGEMWTFTDNLDHSDTSYTKAYLGPHTDNTYFSEAAAIQVLHCIQFNGTGGETILIDGFKAAEQYKLKNPEAYERLTKVPLSCEYIEHGQYHVDTTPVLKTNILTGELEQIRVNTYDRSIMKTIPQQQMPQFYADYKGLVAEINDPANAWQFSLRPGTVMLFNNWRLLHGRMAYTGKRVMTGCYVARTDFQSVARTLGIIS from the exons ATGGCCAAACCTCGGCCCTGCGTTGTGCCGTGCTGCCAGGGAGAACGATTCGAGCTGGTGCACAAGTTCCCGTCGGACCGAGAGCGGGCCGAACAGTGGAAGCTGATTCTGGGGATTCAGGAGCTGGAACATCTGGACGTGGACGCGATCCGGGGCAAGCACTTTGTTTGTTCGCGACACTTTCGCGACTCGGACTACAAGAACAAACTTTCGCGCAGTTTGAACGTGACGGCTAATCCGTCGCTCAATCTGAACGGTCTGTGGCATCCGGAGGGACTGAACCGGGTTATTCCGCCCATGGCAAGGCCTGGGATATCTGCCGAGAGGATGTCGCAGGAGCAGAAGAATGAGGAACCGATGGGGAATGTGGTTACGGTCAGTCTAGAAGTTCAACCCGGCCACGACATGCAGGTTCTGGACCAGGAGTCGAACATGATGTGCATCTACAATACCGACAGTGTCGAGGATTCTGTCCAGCAGCAGTCGTCCGTGCAACAGATCGACATCATCGAGATTCCAACTCCGACGCCAAAGCCGTTACCGGCCGGTCAAGCTCAAAAGCGAACCCTTTCGGTGAAATCCCTCGCCGGCAGCACCCCGGCCAAAATCTTCAAAGTGCGGAACAACGCCGAATCCGACGACGTGACCGTGCTGAAGGGCCAAGCCAGGCAGGAACTCATCCTGCGCAAAATCAAGCTGGCCACATCTCCCCAGAAGCCCTCGTTCCGATTGACGCCCCCCACCCGAACCGTGCCGGCAACGGTTTCAACGGAAACGCAAACGGACGCGGAGACGGAATCGTCATCAGTGGAAAGGCTTGAACAACCGTCGGACGCGCAGCTGCAAGTGCTGGACGTGTCCGCGGAGGACAagacgaccaaaatgaccaaggtGCTGGCCCTGCTCGAGTGTACGCCGGAGAATTTGGCCAAATTGCAGCGGAAGATGGGTTGTGCGGACGGCGGAGCGATCCCGTTCGACGAAAAGCTGTTCCAGGAGATTGCCCAGGGCGAGGAAGATAAAG CTGAGATGAAGCAAACGACCGTTGACGAACGATACTTCCTGACGCTGGTGCGGCCCGGCCAGGAGGAACCGGTGCCGGTGAGTTACATCTGGCTGCGGGATCACTGCCGGTGCAACGAGTGCTACAACCACGAGACCTTCCAGCGGACGCTATCGGTGCTGGACATTCCGGACGATGTGGCGCCAGAAAGTTACGAGGTTCGCGACGGCAGTTTGAACGTGATTTGGAAGGACGGCCACCGGTCAGCGTACGAGTTGAGCTTTGTGTTTGACAATCTGTTCGAGTCGCACCGGGAAGCGACTCTGCAGGAGCAGCTGCGGCCAGTTCTGTGGGACCGGGAGTTTATCAGCGATTGTCCGGACTACTGCCGGGTCAAGCTGAACGAGCTGCTTTGTGACGATGAAGTCGTGGACAAGTTGGTGTCGAGTTTGGTAACGTACGGCGTGGCGTTCATCGAAAAGGTGCCCGCCAACACGCAAAGCACCGAGATGGCCATCAAACGGATCTTTCCGATTCACAAGACCTTCTTCGGTGAAATGTGGACCTTCACCGACAACCTGGACCACTCGGACACGTCGTACACCAAGGCGTACCTGGGACCGCACACGGACAACACGTACTTTAGCGAAGCGGCCGCCATCCAAGTGCTGCACTGCATCCAGTTCAACGGAACCGGCGGCGAAACGATCCTCATCGATGGCTTCAAGGCCGCCGAACAGTACAAACTCAAAAACCCGGAAGCCTACGAACGTCTCACCAAGGTCCCGCTGTCCTGCGAGTACATCGAGCACGGCCAATACCACGTGGACACGACCCCGGTTCTCAAAACCAACATCCTCACCGGCGAGCTGGAACAGATCCGCGTCAACACGTACGACCGCTCGATCATGAAGACGATCCCCCAGCAGCAAATGCCCCAATTCTACGCCGACTACAAGGGCCTCGTCGCGGAAATCAACGATCCGGCCAATGCGTGGCAATTCTCGCTCCGACCCGGCACCGTGATGCTGTTCAACAACTGGCGCCTGCTGCACGGACGGATGGCCTACACCGGCAAGCGTGTCATGACCGGTTGCTACGTGGCCCGGACGGACTTCCAGAGTGTGGCGCGAACGCTCGGCATTATCTCGTGA